From Pseudomonas sp. AN-1:
GTCTCGATCAGGGTGTTCCACGCCCCGCACTCGCCGCACTGCCCGGCCCACTTGGGGAAGGTGGCGCCGCACTCGCTGCAGCCGTACATGCGCTTGGCCTTGGCCATGGCGGTCTCCGTCCGGAAAAGCGCGATAATAGCGCTCCGTCCGCGCCCGAGTCGCCCCGCCATGCAGATCCAGCTCGTCCCCGCCAGCGCCGCGCAACTGCCGCTGATCCGCAACCTCTACCAGTTCTACGCCTACGACTCGTCGGACTGGGAAGGCGAGGACGTCGAGACCGACGGGCGCTTCTACATCCACGAGGAGCACCTGGCGCGCTACTGGCAGGAGCCGGGCTGGAGCGCCCGGCTGATCCTCGCCGACGGCTTCATCGCTGGCTTCCTGCTGATCGAGCGCTGCGAGCTGCCGGGCATCGACGCGGCCGAGTTCGCCGACCTGTTCATCCTGCGCCGCTACCGCCGCCACGGCATCGGCCGCGCCCTGGTCGCCCAGCTGATGGGCGACGGCACGCCCTGGGTGGTGCGCTTCTACCGCCAGGACGCCCAGGCCTGCGCGTTCTGGCAGGCCCTGCTGGCGCAGCTGCCGCTGCGCGCCGTGCCGATCTTCCCGGCCGATGGCGAGGACGAGCTGCTGAGCTACCTGATCAACCCGCCGACCCACTGAGCCGATGCCATGACGCCGGCGGCCGATGAGCTAGGCTCAAGGGACCTCATCCAGCCGGGAGTGATCGTCATGCCCCACGCACGTCATCCACTGCACCGCGAATTCCCCGAGCATCAGGAGCAGTTGCGCGCGCTGCTGGCCAGCGACAGCCATTTCGGCCAGCTGGCCGAACGCTACGAGGCGCTGGACAAGCGCATCTACGCCGTCGAGGACGGCCGCGAGCCGCTCGACGACGTGGCCCTGCAGACCCTGAAGAACCAGCGGGTGACCCTCACCGAGCAGATCGCCGAGCGCCTGCGCCAGGCCACCAGCGGCGGCTGAACCACCCAGCGCAGCGCATGTCCAACCGCCACGCTCGGACTATACTAGCCGCAATCCAAACCTCAGGGAGTGAACCATGAGCCTGCTGCAAGAATTCAAGGCCTTCGCCGTCAAGGGCAACATGATCGACATGGCGGTCGGCATCATCATCGGCGCCGCCTTCGGCAAGATCGTCTCGTCGCTGGTCGGCGACGTGATCATGCCGCCGCTGGGCATGATCATCGGCGGGGTCGACTTCAGCGATCTGGCGATCACCCTCAAGGCCGCCGAGGGCGAGACGCCGGCGGTGCTGCTGGCCTACGGCAAGTTCATCCAGACCATCATCGACTTCACCATCATCGCCTTCGCCATCTTCATCGGCATCAAGGCGATCAACAAGCTCAAGCGCGAGGAGGAGGCCGCCCCCGCCGCGCCGCCGGCACCGACCAAGGACCAGGAGCTGCTCTGCGAGATCCGCGACCTGCTCAAGGCGCAGCAGAACAAATAGCCCTTCCGCACAACGCACAACGGCGCCCGATGGGCGCCGTTGTCGTTTCTGGCCTTGTTGAGCCATACCCCCAGATGGTGTGAAAGCGTCGCGAGCGCAGGTCAGGCAAGGCGAAATCGGCTGAGGAAGCGGAGTTTGCTGGTTGCAAATGAGCATGACTCGCTGCGCTCGCCCCTTCGGGGCCGCCCTTGCGGGCGTTCAGTGGCAAGCCACTGTCCGAAGCCGATTTCAACGCAGCATGAGCAAGCGCAGCAGCTTTCACGCCATCTGGGCCGGCGGCTTGAGCAGCAGGCGACTGACCCTTCGCTCCCGCACCTCGATCACCCGCAGCTGCCAGCCGGCGAACTCCAGCGCGTCGCCGATCGCCGGCAGGCGGTCGAGCAGGCTCAGCGCCAGGCCGGCGAGGGTCTGGTAGTCCTCGGTCGGCCGCGCCTGGAAGCCCAGGCGCTCGCGCAGCAGGCTGAGGTTGATGGCGCCGCTGACCCGGTAGCCCTCGGCGCACGGCTCGATGTCCGGGCCCGCCACCTCGCTGGCATCCGGCAGCTCGCCGGCGATCGCCTCGAGGATGTCGGTGAGAGTCAACAGGCCCTGGAACTCGCCGAACTCGTTGACCACGAAGGCCACGTGGGCCTGGGCCTCGCGCATCTGCTCCAGCGCGCCGAGCACCGTGCAGCTGTCCGGCAGGTTGAGCGGCGCGCGCAGCAGGCCTTCGATGTCCGGCTGCGCACCGCGCAGCAGCTCCCTGAGCAGTTCCTTCTTGTGCACGTAGCCGAGCGGCTCGTCCACCGCACCACCACGCAGCACCAGCAGGCGCGAGTGCGGCGATTCGAGCAGGGCCTGCTGGATCTGCGCCGCGCCGGCTTCCAGGTCGATGTGGTCGACCGCGTGGCGCTCGGTCATCGCCGTGCGGATCGAACGCTCGGCCAGGTGCAGCACGCCGCTGATCATCACCCGCTCGCGGCGGTCGAACGGCTCGGCCGCGCCGGCATCGCTGCCCTCCAGCAGGTCGGCGATCTCCTCGCCGACCTCGTCGGCGGCCACCGGCTTGCCGCCGAGCAGGCGCAGCACGGCATGGGCGGTGCGCTCGCGGTGGCTGCGCGCGCCCTCCTGCAGGCTGCGCTTGCGGCGGTGGCGGGCCAGCTGGTTGAACACCTCGATGAGGATCGAGAAGCCGATCGCCGCGTACAGGTAGCCCTTGGGAATGTGGAAACCGAAGCCCTCGGCGGTCAGGCTGAAGCCGATCATCATCAAGAAGCCCAGGCACAGCATGATCACCGTCGGGCGAGCGTTGACGAAGGCGGTCAGCGGCTTGCTGGCCACCATCATCAGGCCGATGGAGATGATCACCGCGACCATCATCACCGACAGCTGCTCGACCATGCCCACCGCGGTGATCACCGCATCCAGGGAGAACACCGCATCGAGCACCACGATCTGCGCGACGATCGGCCAGAACTGCGCATAGGTCCGACTGCCGGTGCTGTGCTGGGCATGCCCCTCGAGACGCTCGTGCAGCTCCATGGTGGCCTTGAACAGCAGGAACACGCCGCCGAACAGCATGATCAGGTCGCGCCCGGAGAAGCTCTGGCCCAGCACCTCGAACAGCGGCGCGGTGAGGGTGACCAGCCAGGCCATGCTGGCCAGCAGGCCCAGGCGCATCAGCAGCGCCAGCGACAGGCCGATCAGCCGCGCCCGGTCGCGCTGCTGCGGCGGCAGCTTGTCGGCGAGGATGGCGATGAACACCAGGTTGTCGATGCCCAGCACGATTTCCAGGACGATCAGGGTCAGCAGGCCCATCCAGGCCGTCGGATCGGCGATCCATTCCATAGCGGTCAGACTCTCTCGGCAGAACGAAGGCAGCCCGCGCTACCGGGGGCAGGCGGGCATACGCAATACGGGATGACGGCGATGCAGGAAGCACGCCAGGAGACGGGGTAGAGCGGAGGGAAGGCCACCCGCGGTGCGGATGCCACGGGCGGCCTGCAACTACTGTCGCTGTCCATCGGAACCATTCGGTCGGAAACAAGGCCGCCATCATAAGGCCAGCGTGTGACAGTCCGGCGAGAAAAACGTAACCAGCCTTTTACCAGTAGTTCTTTACCAATAGTTCTCCAGCGCCAGCTGCCCCGGCCGCCGGCTGAGGCTGAGCTGCAGGCCGCGCGCCTTGAGCCGCGCATGCAGCTCCTCGACCATCGCCGGGTTGCCGCACAGCATCAGCCGCGAATCCCCGGGGGTGATGGGCAGCCCCGCGGCACGCTCCAGCTCGCCGCTGTCGAGCAGTGCGGTGAGGCGGGCCTGCAGGCAGCCGGGCACGGCTTCGCGGGTCACCACCGGCAGGAAGACCAGCTTGTGCGCCACGCCCTCCAGCCACTCGCGGCGTGCCAGGTCGGCGATCAGCGCCTGGTAGGCCAGCTCGGCGGCGCTGCGCACGCTGTAGGCCAGCACGATGCGCTCGAAGCGCTGCCATACCTCGGGGTCCTGGAGGATCGACAGGAAGGGCGCCACGCCGGTGCCGCTGGCCAGCAGCCAGAGGTCGCGACCGTCGACGAAGCGGTCGAGGGTGAGATAGCCGTAGGCCTGGCGCTCGATGAGCAGCTCGGCGCCGACCGCCAGCTGCTTCAGCTCGCCGGTGAACTCGCCGTCCGGCACCTCGATGGAGAAGAACTCGAGGAACTCGTCGTGCGGCGCCGAGACCATCGAGTAGGCACGCCAGACGATGCCGCCGTCGGCCTTGCGCACGCCGAGGCGGGCGAACTGGCCGGCGCGGAAGCGGAAGCCCGGATCGCGCGTGCAGCGCAGGCTGAACAGGCTCGGCGACCAGCGCCACACCTCGAGCAGGTGCTGGCGGGTGAACTTCTCTGCGCTGGCCGTCATACTTGCCTCCCTCCGCTGCCGCCGGCGCGGCGGCTTCCTTCATATAGCGCAAATCCCCCGCCCATGCCCCTGTTCGTCTCCCCCTTCGCCCAACTCGACCTGCTGCGCCAGCCCGAGCAGCGCCACGACCCGCTGCAGGCCTTCGACGCCGCCGACGAGTACCTGCTGGCGCACCTGCACGCGCAGGGCCTGGCCCAAGGCAGCCGCGTGCTGCTGCTCAACGACGGCTTCGGCGCGCTGGCCTGCGCCCTGGCGCCGCACGCCCGGGTGGTCAGCAGCGGCGACTCCTTCCTCGGCGCCCTGGCGCTGCAGAAGAACCTGGCGCGCAACGGCCTGGCGGCGGAGGCGGTGCAGTTCGTGCCGGCCAGCCAGACACCGCAGGGTCCGTTCGACTGGGTACTGCTGCGCGTGCCGAAGACCCTGGCGCTGCTCGAGGAGCAGCTGATCCGCCTGCACGGCCAGCTCGCCGCGGGCGCGCGGGTGGTGGCCGCCGGCATGCTCAAGCACCTGCCGCGCGCCGCCGGCGACCTGCTGGAGCAGTACCTCGGCCCGGTGCAGGCCTCGCTGGCGGTGAAGAAGGCGCGCCTGCTGCTGTGCACGCCCGAAGCCCGGCCGGCGCCGCTGTCGCCCTACCCGACCCGCTACCGCCTGGACGAGCCGCGGCTGGAGCTGGTCAACCACGCCAACGTGTTCTGCCGCGAGGGCCTGGACATCGGCACCCGCGCCTTCCTGCCCTTGCTGCCCAGCGGCCTCGGCCGCGCGCGGGTCGCCGATCTCGGCTGCGGCAACGGCGTGCTGGCCATCGCCAGCGCGCTGGCCAACCCCGAGGCCGAGTACACCCTGGTCGACGAGTCGTTCATGGCCATCCAATCCGCAGAAGAGAACTGGCGCGCCGCGCTGGGCGGGCGCCCCGTCACCATCCGCGCCGCCGACGGCCTGGCCGGCCAGCCGCCGGCGTCGCTGGACCTGGTGCTGTGCAACCCGCCGTTCCACCAGCAGCAGGTGGTCGGCGACTTCCTCGCCTGGCGCATGTTCCAGCAGGCCCACGCCGCGCTGGGGCGCGGCGGCGAGCTGTGGATCGTCGGCAACCGCCACCTCGGCTACCACGCCAAGCTCAAGCGCCTGTTCCGCGAGGTCAGCCAGGTCGGCGCCACGCCCAAGTTCGTCATCCTGCGCGCGCGCAAGGGCTGAGCTGGGCAGAATTTCACCAGGCGCCGCGGCGCTGGTATGATGCGCGCCTTTTTTCCCGCCCCTGCCGCCCACAAGGCAGCGGGGGCGCCGTTGGCGCCGACCCCGGCGTTCCGCTCGCGCAGGCCGAGCACCGGAGAACCCCATGCTGGAAAGACTGTTCCACCTCAAGGCCCACCAGACCACGGTGCGCACCGAGATCCTCGCCGGGATCACCACCTTCCTGACCATGGCCTACGTGCTGTTCGTCAACCCGAGCATCCTCGCCAAGACCGGCATGGACCAGGGCGCGGTGTTCGTCGCCACCTGCCTGGCCGCCGCGATCGGCTCGCTGGTCATGGGCCTCTTGGCCAACTACCCGATCGCCCTCGCCCCCGGCATGGGCCTCAACGCCTTCTTCACCTACACCGTGGTGCTGACCATGGGCTACACGTGGCAGGTGGCGCTCGGCGCGGTGTTCCTCTCCGGCGTGCTGTTCTTCGCCCTGTCGATCTTCCGCATCCGCGAGTGGATCATCCACAGCATCCCGCTGCCGCTGCGCACGGCGATCAGCGCCGGCATCGGCCTGTTCCTCGCGCTGATCGCCCTGAAGAACACCGGCATCGTCGTCGACCACCCGGCCACCCTGGTCGCCCTCGGCGACCTCGGCCAGCCCGGCCCGCTGCTCGCCGGCCTCGGCTTCCTGCTCACCGTCGCGCTGGTCCACCACCGCGTCACCGGGGCGGTGATGATCGGCATCCTCGCCGTCACCGCCGCGGCGCTGGCCCTCGGCCTGACCGAGCTGGACCGCGTGGTGGCGCCGCCGCCGAGCCTGATGCCGACCCTGCTGCAACTGGACATCGCCGGCGCGCTGGACGTCGGCCTGGTCAGCGTGATCTTCGCCTTCCTGTTCGTCGACCTGTTCGACACCTCCGGCACCCTGATCGGCGTGGCGCAGAAGGCCGGCCTGGTCGGCCCGGACGGCAGGCTGCCGCGCCTGGGCCGCGCCCTGCTGGCCGACAGCACGGCGACCATGGCCGGCGCCGCGCTGGGCACCTCGACCACCACCAGCTTCATCGAGTCGGCCGCCGGCATCAGCGCCGGCGGGCGCACCGGGCTGACCGCCTGCGTGGTCGCCGCGCTGTTCCTGCTCAGCCTGTTCTTCTCGCCGCTGGCCGCCGCGGTGCCCGACTACGCCACCGCCCCGGCGCTGTTCTTCGTCGCCGTGCTGATGGCCGGCGGCCTGGCCGACATCGCCTGGGACGACCTCAGCGAGGCCGCGCCGGTGCTGATCGCCGCGCTGGCCATGCCGCTGACCTTCTCCATCGCCAACGGCATCGCCCTCGGCTTCATCAGCTGGACGGCGATCAAGCTGTGCTGCGGGCGCGCCCGCGAGCTGAACAGCGCCATGTGGGTGCTGTCGATCCTGTTCGTGGTCAAGCTGGGCTTCTTCGCCTGACCGGTTTCCCCTTTCGCACACGAGTCCGCCATGCACAGTCCCTCCCTCGACCCGACCCAGTACGCCGCCCAGCTCGCCGCGAAGAAGGCCCGCCTGCAGGAGCTGCTGGCGCCGTTCGATGCCCCCGAGCCCGAGGTGTTCGACTCGCCGGCCGAGCACTACCGCCTGCGCGCCGAGTTCCGCCTGTGGCGCGAGGCCGACGGCCGCCACTACGCGATGTTCGAGGGCGACAAGCACACCCCGGTGCTGATCGAGCAGTTCCCGGTGGCCAGCCAGCGGATCAACCAGCTGATGCCGCAGCTGAAGGCCGCCTGGCAGGCCAGCGAGGTGCTGTCGCACAAGCTGTTCCAGGTCGAGTTCCTCACCACCCTGGCCGGCGACGCGCTGATCACCCTGTGCTACCACCGCCCGCTGGACGCGGCCTGGCAGGCCGAGGCCGAACAGGTCGCCGCGCAGCTCGGCGTCAGCCTGATCGGCCGCTCGCGCGGCAAGCGCATCGTCATCGGCAAGGACTACGTGGAAGAGGAGCTGAGCGTGGCCGGGCGGAGTTTCCGCTATCGCCAGCCGGAAGGCGCCTTCACCCAGCCCAACGGCGTGGTCTGCCAGAAGATGCTCAACTGGGCCTACGACGCCCTCGGCGAGCGCAGCGACGATCTGCTGGAGCTGTACTGCGGCAACGGCAACTTCACCCTGCCGCTGGCCACCCGCGTGCGCCGCGTGCTGGCCACCGAGATCAGCAAGACCTCGGTCAACGCCGCGCTGGCCAACATCGAAGGCAACGGCATCGGCAACATCGAGCTGGTGCGCCTGTCCGCCGAGGAGCTGACCCAGGCGCTCAACGAGGTGCGCCCGTTCCGCCGCCTGGCCGGCATCGACCTCAAGAGCTACCAGTTCGGCAGCGTGTTCGTCGATCCGCCGCGCGCCGGCATGGACCCGGACACCTGCGAGCTGACCCGGCGCTTCGACAGCATCCTGTACATCTCCTGCAACCCCGAGACCCTGGCCGCCAACCTCGCCCAGCTGCACGACACCCACCGCATCGTGCGCTGCGCGCTGTTCGACCAGTTCCCCTGGACCCACCACATGGAGAGCGGCGTGCTGCTGCAGCGGCGCTGAGGCGCCCCGGCAACGCGCGCAGAAAACCGCAGCAGGCCGCCCGGGCGCCCATGGCGACGGCGCCGGCCGCTGTGCTAGCTTGATCCGCACAACGACATCAGGAATCCCCCCCATGGCCGCAGCCACTCCGGCACTGGAAATCCGCAACCTGCACAAACGCTACGGCGACCTCGAGGTGCTCAAGGGCATCTCGCTGACCGCGCGCGACGGCGACGTCATTTCCATCCTCGGCTCCTCCGGTTCCGGCAAGTCCACCTTCCTGCGCTGCATCAACCTGCTGGAAAGCCCGCACGCGGGGCAGATCTTCGTCGCCGGCGAGGAGCTCAGGCTCAAGCCGGGCAAGGACGGCGCGCTGGTCGCCGCCGACAGCCGGCAGATCAACCGTCTGCGCAGCCAGCTCGGCTTCGTGTTCCAGAACTTCAACCTGTGGCCGCACATGACCATCCTCGACAACGTGATCGAGGCGCCGCGCCGCGTGCTCGGCCTGTCCAGGGCCGAGGCCACCGAGCGCGCCGAGGCGCTGCTGGCCAAGGTCGGCATCGCCGCCAAGCGCGACAGCTACCCGACCCAACTGTCCGGCGGCCAGCAGCAGCGCGCGGCCATCGCCCGCACCCTGTGCATGGAGCCCAAGGTGATCCTGTTCGACGAGCCGACCTCGGCGCTCGATCCGGAGATGGTCCAGGAAGTGCTCAACGTGATCCGTGCGCTGGCCGAGGAAGGCCGCACCATGCTGCTGGTCACCCACGAGATGAACTTCGCCCGCCAGGTGTCCAGCGAGGTGGTGTTCCTCCACCAGGGCCTGGTCGAGGAGCAGGGGCCGCCGGACCGGGTGTTCGGCAACCCGAGCTCGGAGCGCTGCCGCCAGTTCATGTCTAGCCTCAAATAACAACTCGGCCGACGCGCCCGCGCCGCGGCCGGGCGACGGACAGCCAAACAAGGAGCCCTACCCATGAAAATCCGCAACTCGCTGCTGGCCATGGCCGCAGCCCTGGTCCTCGCCACCCCGGCGCTGGCCGCCGACAAGCTGCGCATCGGCACCGAAGGCGCCTACCCGCCCTTCAACCAGATCGACGCCAGCGGCAACGTGGTCGGCTTCGACGTGGAGATCGCCAAGGCGCTGTGCGTGAAGATGCAGGCCGAGTGCGAGATCGTCACCTCCGACTGGGACGGCATCATCCCGGCGCTCAACGCCAGGAAGTTCGACTTCATCGCCGCTTCCATGTCGATCACCGACGAGCGCAAGCAGGCGGTCGACTTCAGCGACCCGTACTACACCAACAAGCTGCAGTTCATCGCGCCCAAGTCGGTCGACTTCAAGACCGACGAGGCCAGCCTCGACGGCAAGGTGATCGGCGCACAGCGCGCCACCATCGCCGGCACCTGGCTGGAGGACAACCTCGGCGACGTGGTCGAGGTGAAGCTCTACGACACCCAGGAAAACGCCTACCTCGACCTGGCCGCCGGCCGCGTCGACGGCGTGCTGGCCGACAAGCTGGTCAACTGGGAATGGCTGAAGAGCGACGCCGGCAAGGACTTCGAGTTCAAGGGCGAGCCGGTGTACGACGACGACAAGATCGGCCTCGCCGTGCGCAAGGGCGACGACGCCCTGCGCGACAAGCTCAACGCCGCCCTCAAGGCGATCGTCGAGGACGGCACCTACAAGCAGATCAACGACAAGTACTTCCCCTTCAGCATCTACTGAGCCGCTAGCGGCGCGCCATCCTCACGCTGGCGCGCCGCCGACAAACCATGATTCCTGACCTTCAAGGCTTCGGGCCGGCGCTGGCCGCCGGCACCTGGATGACCATCAAGCTGTCCGTCGCCGCCGTCGGCGTCGGGCTGCTCCTCGGCCTGCTCGGCGCCCTCGCCAAGACCTCGGCCAGCCTGCCCCTGCGCCTGCTCGGCGGCGGCTACACCACGCTGGTGCGCGGCGTGCCGGAAACCCTGTGGGTGCTGATGATCTACTACGGCACGGTGAGCGGCCTGAATGCCGTCGGCGCGGCGTTCGGCTACCCCGAGCTGGCGCTGAACCCGTTCGCCGCCGGCACCCTGGCGCTGGGCCTGTGCTTCGGCGCCTACGCCACCGAGGTGTTCCGCGGCGCGCTGCTGGCCATTCCCAAGGGCCAGCGCGAGGCAGGCCAGGCGCTCGGCCTGTCCGGCCTGCGGATCTTCTGGCGCATCATCCTGCCGCAGCTGTGGCGCACCGCGCTGCCCGGCCTCGGCAACCTGTACATGATCCTGCTCAAGGACACCGCGCTGGTGTCGCTGATCTCGCTGGAGGAGATCATGCGCAAGGCGAGCGTCGCCTCCAACGCCACCAAGGCCCCCTTCACCTTCTACATGAGCGCCGCGGCCATCTACCTCGGCCTCACCGTGATCGTCATGCTGGTCCTGCACCAGCTGGAAAAACGCGCCGGCCGCGGCATCGCGAGGAACGAGCTATGAGCGGCTGGGAACTGCTGGTCAAATGGACCCCGAAGATGCTCGACGGCGTCGCCCTGACCCTCGAGCTGGTGGCGATCGCCGTGGTCGCCGGGCTGATCGTCGCCCTGCCGCTGGGCATCGCCCGCGCCTCGCGCCACTGGCATGTGCGCGCGCTGCCCTCGGCGTACATCTTCTTCTTCCGCGGCACCCCGCTGCTGCTGCAGCTGTTCATCGTCTACTACGGCCTGGCGCAGTTCCCGGAGGTGCGCAAGAGCGCGCTGTGGCCGTTCCTGCGCGACCCGTACTGGTGCGCGCTGGCGACCATGACCCTGCACACCGCGGCCTACATCGCCGAGATCATGCGCGGCGCGATCCACGCCGTGCCGGTCGGCGAGGTGGAGGCGGCGCGCGCGCTGGGCATGTCGCAGCGCCAGGCGCTGTGGCACATCATCCTGCCGCGCGCCGCACGCATCGGCCTGCCGGCCTACACCAACGAAGTGATCCTGATGCTCAAGGCCAGCGCGGTGGTCTACACCGTGACCCTCTACGACATCATGGGCATGGCGCGCACCATCAGCTCGCGCACCTACGAGCAGATGTTCTTCTTCGTCTACGCCGGGGCGCTGTACCTGGTCATCACCATCGGCCTGACCTGGATCTTCCGCGGCATCGAGCGCTGGCTGCGCATCGACGCGGCGCGCGCCCGCTGAGAAGCGGTGCCCTGGTGCGCGCGGCGCACCCTACCGGCGACCACCGCCGAACCGTAGGGTGCGCCATGCGCACCACGTCGCCGCTATAATCGCCGCCCGCCCACTGCCCGCCGCCGCCCGCCGTGTCCGACATCCTCCAAGGCCCCCTGCTGCGCCAGCGCTTCGCCGCGCTGGACGCCTTCCTGCGCGAACACCAGATGCTGTGGCGCGACAAGCCGTTCACCGCCCTGACCCTCGGCTGGGAGCGCGACTACCCCGCGCTGGCCGCCTGGCTGCGCGGACGCACGCTGGAGCAGGCCGACGCGGTGCACAACCACCCCGAGCAACTGGACGCCCCGGCGCCCTTCCCGCAGCTGGCCGCGCACGCCGCGCAGCTGGCCGCGGTCGGCGACCTGCCGGCTGGCGCCGTGGCGCCGTTGCCGGCGCAGTTCAGCGTCGACGTGCCGGGACGCAAGTGGCAGCAGATCGACGCCTTCGCCAGCCGCCTGCAGTTCCGCGAGCCGCCGCGCCACTGGCTGGACTGGTGCTCCGGCAAGGGCCACCTGGGCCGCCGCCTGGCCCACGCCGGCACGCCGCTGACCTGCCTGGAATACGACGCCGCGCTGGTCGCGGACGGCCAGCGCCTCAGCGATCGCCTCGCCCTGCCGGCGCGGCACCTCGAACAGGACGTGCTGGCTGCCGGCGCCAGCGAACGCCTGCAGGCCGGGCACACCCCGGTGGCCCTGCACGCCTGCGGCGAGCTGCACGTGCGCCTGCTGGAGCTGGCCAGCGCCAAGGGCTGCCGCCAGCTGGCGGTGGCGCCCTGCTGCTACAACCGTATCGCCACCGACGCCTACCGGCCGCTGTCGCAGCCGGCGCAGGCCTCGGCGCTGCACCTGAGCCGCGACGACCTGCGCCTGCCGCTGGCCGAGACGGTCACCGCCGGGGCGCGGGTGCGCCGCCAGCGCGACCAGTCGATGGCCCGCCGGCTGGCCTTCGACCTGCTGCAGCGCGAGCTGCGCGGGGTGGACGACTACCTGCCGGTGCCCTCGCTGGCGCCGGCCTGGCTGGACAAGCCGTTCGCCGAATACTGCCGCGAGCTGGCCGAACTGAAGGAGCTGCAGGCACCCGGCGAGCGCGACTGGGCGGCGCTGGAGGCCGCCGGCTGGCAGCGCCTGGCCGCGGTGCGCAACCTCGAGCTGGTGCGCGGCCTGTTCCGCCGGCCGCTGGAGCTGTGGCTGCTGCTGGACCGGGCGCTGTACCTGGAGGAGCAGGGCTATCGGGTGCGCCTCGGCGCCTTCTGCGACTACCGCCTGACCCCGCGCAACATCCTGCTGCTGGCCGAGCGCGTCTGAAGCGGATGCCGGGGAGGTAACTCGCGCAGCGATTATCTACCACCTGCCGGGAAGATCGCTGCGCGAGGCTTCCCTGCGCCTGGCTGGACTGCTGGTGCGCATGGCGCACCCTACGAACCAGCCTGAGC
This genomic window contains:
- a CDS encoding ABC transporter permease encodes the protein MSGWELLVKWTPKMLDGVALTLELVAIAVVAGLIVALPLGIARASRHWHVRALPSAYIFFFRGTPLLLQLFIVYYGLAQFPEVRKSALWPFLRDPYWCALATMTLHTAAYIAEIMRGAIHAVPVGEVEAARALGMSQRQALWHIILPRAARIGLPAYTNEVILMLKASAVVYTVTLYDIMGMARTISSRTYEQMFFFVYAGALYLVITIGLTWIFRGIERWLRIDAARAR
- a CDS encoding methyltransferase encodes the protein MSDILQGPLLRQRFAALDAFLREHQMLWRDKPFTALTLGWERDYPALAAWLRGRTLEQADAVHNHPEQLDAPAPFPQLAAHAAQLAAVGDLPAGAVAPLPAQFSVDVPGRKWQQIDAFASRLQFREPPRHWLDWCSGKGHLGRRLAHAGTPLTCLEYDAALVADGQRLSDRLALPARHLEQDVLAAGASERLQAGHTPVALHACGELHVRLLELASAKGCRQLAVAPCCYNRIATDAYRPLSQPAQASALHLSRDDLRLPLAETVTAGARVRRQRDQSMARRLAFDLLQRELRGVDDYLPVPSLAPAWLDKPFAEYCRELAELKELQAPGERDWAALEAAGWQRLAAVRNLELVRGLFRRPLELWLLLDRALYLEEQGYRVRLGAFCDYRLTPRNILLLAERV
- a CDS encoding ABC transporter permease; this encodes MIPDLQGFGPALAAGTWMTIKLSVAAVGVGLLLGLLGALAKTSASLPLRLLGGGYTTLVRGVPETLWVLMIYYGTVSGLNAVGAAFGYPELALNPFAAGTLALGLCFGAYATEVFRGALLAIPKGQREAGQALGLSGLRIFWRIILPQLWRTALPGLGNLYMILLKDTALVSLISLEEIMRKASVASNATKAPFTFYMSAAAIYLGLTVIVMLVLHQLEKRAGRGIARNEL